Below is a window of Sporosarcina ureae DNA.
ATTGTCCACCAGAAGATTTTGAAAAATATCTTCTAAGACCACTTGCGACTCAGAGAGCCTATGCTAATGTCATCACTTTTTTTAATAATCTATTTAATATAGACTCGACAGATAATAAAGTTTTTCGCAAAACAAGACATCGGGGGGTAAAATAATAAAGGTTATAGAATTTTTGGATTCAAACATAAAAGAAGCTGAAGCCACAATTTCAGTATTAGAGAGCATTGAAAATAGTTCTGAGTTAATCTCTTCCTTGATTAATTATTTTGATGAACAAGCTGAATGTTACAGCCATTTAGGTTTTATGATTTGCATTAACTTAATGAATAAGAAAGGCGACGACCTTTTTAATTACTCAGAATCTATGTTAGATAGTAGTATAAATAGAGTTTTAAAAAGTTTTAAAGACTATAATAATGGAGTGGAGGAAAACATATGAATTACTGGACAACCATAGGAATGTTACTAGGGGCTGTTTCACCTGTATTTATAAAAATAGGAACTGAGATTGATAAAAACAAAAATAATTAACGACAGGCAGCAATTCTTCACACAACTCTAGTTTAATTCAAAATTATTTCTGATTTGTGTAGGGACCTGGTATTTTCTTAATATACGAAGAAAAGTGGGGAGAAATCGTTAGTAATTGGCTTTGGGAAGATCAAAAGCTAGTAATAGGTACCTGATTATGAAAATTTCATGAATGTTTAAACATTCATGTTTGCATCTAACACAGTTATCTTATTTTAATTCTTGATAAGAAGACTACTCTTGATATATATTATTTTATTATCAGAATAGCGTCTTTATTGTGTGTTGCACAGGTACATTATATCTAGCGATTTGACATCTGGGATGAACATATACAAAAATACACACCATACAGCTAGTCGCAGTATGATGCGTATCTTTACATTCATCTATTTTCGTATAGCTCAATAAACTCTTCGCCTTTTTGAGATATTGTACTACCTGCTCTACCTTTTCGAACAATCAACAATCCTAGTCTGTTTAGAACATCCATACGTAGTCTGAGTTGTTGATCAGTTAATGCTTTTTCTTTTAGTACTAATATCTCTTTCAAAGTTTTTCTCCCAAATGACTTTTGTCTCTCTTTACCTTCTTTAAAGATTTTTAGTAATTCTATGCTTTCTTCTAAGAATCCATGTGTCTCAATCTCGCTGATTATATAGTTTATATCTATTACATGCGTAGTATTTTGTTTTTGGCCTTTAAAGAAGAGAGGTAACGATTTTGTATCTATTGTATTCGTATTTAGACAAACACAATAAGAAACTACATTGTATAATTCTCTAACATTTCCTGGCCAATCATATCTTGTAAATGCCTCTAATACATCCGGAGAAAAGACTAAAGACTCTTTTTGGAAATGTGTTTTGAAGTTATTTATTAATAAGCCTATATCCTCTTTCCTCTCACGTAAAGGAGGTATTTGTACACGATAGGAAGAGATGTGTGAATAAATTTCCATTCGAATCTGTTCTCTTTGAACAAGTTCTGGCAAGTTTACAACCGTGGAAGTAATAATTCGTAAGTTAGGTAACGGATTCAGAAATAACTCCGCCAATCTTCCTTGCAAGCTATACGGTAATTGGTCAATATTTTTAATAAACAGTGTACCGCCTTCCATTTGATTTATTTTTTCATCAAATAATTCACGCTTAATTGATTCAGGTTCTTTATCTGAACAATTATATACTGATATAGAAAAGGCCGAAAACATCGACTCATTATGAATCATTTCTGCCCACATTCTCTTGCCCGTTCCTATCTCGCCTTCTATATGCATATAATGATTAGTCTTGGCCATTTTCCTTGTCAAATCTCTTGCGTTATTCATAGATGATGAATGTGTATAGAACTTTTCAAAAGTTCGTCCATAGTTTTGACTATCTGTATTTTCATTTCGAATTTCAGGTGGTCGCTCAGATAAATATACAAGGGCTTTAATATATAATTGCATTAAGAGTGAGTCTTCAATTAATAATTCAAACTTCCTTTTAATTTTTAACAATGTATCAATTGAAATAACACGTGGTCCTATATCTATAAAAACCGGAAAACCTAGAGGGACTAGCTTCTGTTCTCCAGGAGTGACGACCAAATGTATGTTTTCAGGTATTCTTTTGTCGGTCAAAAACGGATAATAATTATGTTGGGGTACGATGTCTCTCAACGACTTTACTGTTTCCATAGTGTCCGTATCATTATCGTTAATAACCAATATATTTCTGTTTTCATCTAGTGCCAACATTTCCCTTAAATTCACTACATTAATCATGCGTTCTG
It encodes the following:
- a CDS encoding sigma 54-interacting transcriptional regulator, giving the protein MMGRLVLIGIQEENLSYMHKQLIYIFKELIEIQVISLKELHAASIHSTDTVLLSGAAIQELVRPFVPPSCMCIIAERMINVVNLREMLALDENRNILVINDNDTDTMETVKSLRDIVPQHNYYPFLTDKRIPENIHLVVTPGEQKLVPLGFPVFIDIGPRVISIDTLLKIKRKFELLIEDSLLMQLYIKALVYLSERPPEIRNENTDSQNYGRTFEKFYTHSSSMNNARDLTRKMAKTNHYMHIEGEIGTGKRMWAEMIHNESMFSAFSISVYNCSDKEPESIKRELFDEKINQMEGGTLFIKNIDQLPYSLQGRLAELFLNPLPNLRIITSTVVNLPELVQREQIRMEIYSHISSYRVQIPPLRERKEDIGLLINNFKTHFQKESLVFSPDVLEAFTRYDWPGNVRELYNVVSYCVCLNTNTIDTKSLPLFFKGQKQNTTHVIDINYIISEIETHGFLEESIELLKIFKEGKERQKSFGRKTLKEILVLKEKALTDQQLRLRMDVLNRLGLLIVRKGRAGSTISQKGEEFIELYENR